A single Thermoleophilia bacterium DNA region contains:
- a CDS encoding metal ABC transporter ATP-binding protein: MAEPVVIADHTSLGYGGELALRGLEFQIPAGTTVGILGPNGGGKTTLFRALLGELSPVSGRLHVTTTTATVAQTDRSRLDYPVSALDVATMGSLARLPWWKRPGRAERERAREALAEVGLADRADHQFGDLSGGQRQRVLIARALTADAELLLMDEPFTGLDSANETRLEALIDRLARSGRTVMIATHEVEQAENWDLVLCLNREQISFGTPAEALSKPVLEATYGGHIVEIPGQPDLGVLPASHHHHHDGERR; the protein is encoded by the coding sequence GTGGCTGAGCCGGTCGTCATCGCCGACCACACCTCCCTCGGCTACGGGGGCGAGCTCGCCCTGCGTGGACTCGAGTTTCAGATCCCGGCCGGAACCACGGTCGGGATCCTCGGGCCGAACGGCGGCGGCAAGACCACTCTCTTCCGCGCCCTGCTCGGCGAGCTGAGTCCGGTCTCCGGGCGGCTCCATGTAACGACCACCACGGCCACCGTCGCCCAGACCGACCGCTCCCGGCTCGACTACCCGGTCTCGGCCCTCGACGTGGCGACGATGGGCTCGCTGGCACGCCTGCCCTGGTGGAAGCGCCCGGGCCGGGCCGAACGTGAGCGGGCCCGGGAGGCCCTGGCCGAGGTCGGCCTGGCCGACCGGGCCGACCACCAGTTCGGAGACCTCTCGGGCGGCCAGCGGCAGCGCGTCCTGATCGCCCGGGCGCTGACGGCCGACGCGGAACTGCTGCTCATGGACGAGCCATTCACCGGTCTCGATTCGGCCAACGAGACCCGCCTGGAAGCGCTGATCGACCGCCTCGCCCGATCCGGCCGCACGGTGATGATCGCCACCCACGAGGTCGAACAGGCCGAAAACTGGGATCTCGTCCTCTGCCTGAACCGCGAGCAGATTTCTTTCGGCACGCCGGCCGAGGCGCTCAGCAAACCGGTGCTCGAAGCGACCTACGGCGGACACATCGTCGAGATCCCCGGTCAGCCGGATCTCGGAGTGCTTCCGGCCTCCCACCATCACCACCACGACGGGGAGCGCCGATGA
- a CDS encoding zinc ABC transporter substrate-binding protein, with translation MFETFSLPFVQEGLLEILLLSIPAGLIGTWIVLRGLAFHSHAIGTASFPGLVLADGIGFSAALGAFSAAGAFTLLSALLARSRRTAADSVTALALVACLATGVILASDVFGSGANVDTLLFGSLLAIDSGDIWLAAAAAVLAILTTLLLGHHWLAKGFDEDSAARLRSGSELFDTALLAVVAVTVVASLSAVGALLISALMVVPAATVRLFARRVRTLQLTTIALVILEGTFGLWLSVETNAPPGATIAVVSGAVFAFAFFGRALGRRSRVRPLAVATAVLALTGFAAGCGDQSSGGDGPKVVATTTQVRDFVSEVGGDQVDLTGILQPNTDPHEYEPRPSDVKAVADADIIFRSGGHLDEWTEDLIRDSGSDATLIDLSQDLPVKLHGGDDHTEEHGGVHESDEEDFDPHWWQDPLNVKAATAEIKTGLTEAAPGDAAYFRARAQRFDRKIDRLTSGIKASLKRVPVADRKIVTDHDAFGYFTGRFRIETTGTVIPALTTEAQPSAGDLAELEETIRRERVKAVFPESSVSPALAEAVARDTGASTDYSLYGDTLGPSGSDGETWLGSMKANADSVVRGMTGGRYGCFGVSGG, from the coding sequence ATGTTCGAAACTTTCAGCCTGCCATTCGTCCAGGAAGGACTGCTCGAGATCCTCTTGCTGTCGATTCCGGCTGGACTGATCGGCACCTGGATCGTGCTGCGCGGACTCGCCTTTCACTCACACGCGATCGGGACGGCGTCTTTCCCGGGCCTGGTCCTGGCCGACGGGATCGGCTTCTCCGCCGCCCTTGGCGCTTTTAGCGCGGCCGGCGCCTTCACCCTGCTCTCCGCCCTGCTCGCCCGCTCCCGGAGGACGGCGGCCGACAGCGTCACCGCCCTGGCCCTGGTCGCCTGTCTCGCCACCGGGGTGATCCTGGCCAGCGACGTCTTCGGCTCAGGGGCGAACGTCGACACTCTCCTCTTCGGCTCGCTGCTGGCTATCGACTCCGGCGACATCTGGCTGGCCGCGGCGGCGGCCGTTCTCGCAATCCTCACGACGCTGCTCCTCGGCCACCACTGGCTGGCCAAAGGATTCGACGAGGACTCTGCCGCCCGGCTGAGGTCCGGGTCCGAGCTCTTCGACACAGCCCTGCTCGCGGTCGTCGCGGTCACGGTGGTTGCCAGCCTGAGCGCTGTAGGCGCCCTGCTCATCTCCGCTTTGATGGTCGTTCCGGCGGCAACGGTCAGGCTGTTCGCGCGCCGGGTCAGGACCCTTCAGCTGACGACGATCGCGCTGGTGATACTCGAAGGAACATTCGGGCTCTGGCTTTCGGTTGAGACCAACGCCCCTCCCGGCGCAACGATCGCGGTCGTGAGCGGTGCTGTTTTCGCTTTCGCATTCTTTGGCCGTGCGCTCGGGCGCCGGTCCAGGGTGCGGCCGCTCGCCGTGGCGACCGCGGTGCTCGCCCTGACCGGTTTTGCCGCCGGATGTGGCGACCAGAGCTCCGGCGGTGACGGGCCGAAGGTCGTCGCGACCACCACCCAGGTCCGGGACTTCGTTTCGGAGGTGGGCGGCGACCAAGTCGACCTGACCGGCATCCTCCAGCCCAACACCGACCCGCACGAATACGAACCGCGCCCCTCTGACGTGAAGGCCGTGGCCGACGCCGACATCATCTTCCGTTCCGGGGGTCACCTCGATGAATGGACCGAAGACCTGATCAGGGACAGTGGCAGCGATGCGACCTTAATCGACCTGAGCCAGGACCTTCCGGTGAAGCTCCATGGAGGGGACGATCACACTGAGGAGCACGGCGGAGTCCACGAGAGCGACGAAGAAGACTTCGATCCCCACTGGTGGCAGGACCCCCTGAACGTGAAAGCTGCGACCGCGGAGATCAAAACGGGCCTCACCGAAGCCGCCCCCGGAGATGCCGCCTACTTCCGCGCTCGGGCCCAACGATTCGACCGGAAGATCGACCGGCTGACCAGCGGCATCAAAGCCAGTCTGAAGCGGGTGCCGGTCGCGGACCGGAAGATCGTCACCGACCACGATGCCTTCGGTTACTTCACCGGCCGTTTCAGGATCGAGACCACCGGCACGGTGATCCCGGCACTGACCACCGAGGCCCAGCCGTCGGCCGGTGACCTCGCAGAACTCGAAGAGACGATCCGTCGCGAGCGGGTGAAGGCAGTTTTCCCCGAGTCCTCGGTCTCCCCCGCCCTTGCCGAAGCCGTAGCCCGGGACACCGGGGCCAGCACCGACTATTCGCTCTACGGTGACACCCTCGGGCCGTCCGGGTCGGACGGAGAGACCTGGCTCGGTTCGATGAAAGCAAACGCCGACTCCGTGGTCCGCGGCATGACCGGTGGGCGATACGGATGCTTCGGGGTGTCCGGTGGCTGA
- a CDS encoding SDR family oxidoreductase, which produces MPGRLEGKVCVVTGAASGIGAESARLFAQEGAIVVGVDLSPDSEGEFTLEVDVSDDHGVRDMYEQVREKYGRIDVLFNNAGVNPPEDESVLDTPLETWQRIQDINVRSVFLCCKHGIPHLMETGGGSVINTASFVAILGAATSQISYTASKGAVLAMSREMGVEFGRRGVRVNALCPGPVNTPLLEELFASDPARASQRLVHIPMGRFGEVREIAQSALFLASDESSFVTASAFMVDGGLSGAYVTPE; this is translated from the coding sequence ATGCCGGGCCGACTCGAAGGCAAGGTCTGTGTCGTCACCGGGGCGGCGTCGGGCATCGGCGCCGAATCCGCCCGCCTGTTCGCCCAGGAGGGAGCGATCGTGGTCGGAGTGGATCTCTCTCCTGATTCGGAGGGCGAATTCACACTCGAAGTCGACGTGTCCGATGACCACGGGGTCCGTGACATGTACGAGCAGGTGCGGGAAAAGTACGGGCGGATCGACGTGCTGTTCAACAACGCCGGCGTCAACCCGCCGGAGGACGAATCGGTGCTCGACACACCGCTCGAGACCTGGCAGCGGATCCAGGACATCAACGTGCGCAGCGTCTTCCTCTGCTGCAAGCACGGCATCCCCCACCTGATGGAGACCGGCGGCGGCTCGGTGATCAACACCGCCTCCTTCGTCGCGATCCTCGGCGCCGCGACCTCCCAGATCTCCTACACCGCCTCGAAGGGCGCCGTCCTCGCCATGTCACGGGAGATGGGGGTCGAGTTCGGCCGGCGGGGCGTGCGCGTCAACGCGCTCTGCCCGGGACCGGTCAACACCCCCTTGCTCGAAGAACTCTTCGCTTCGGATCCCGCCCGGGCCTCCCAGCGCCTGGTCCACATCCCGATGGGAAGGTTCGGCGAAGTCCGCGAGATCGCCCAGAGCGCGCTCTTCCTCGCCTCGGACGAATCGTCCTTCGTCACCGCGTCGGCCTTCATGGTCGACGGCGGACTGTCCGGCGCCTACGTGACGCCGGAATAG
- a CDS encoding aldehyde dehydrogenase → MLAVVEPATEEVMAEVPRAGVDEVDAAVASAKAAFPAWRAVGPADRATLMRLIADGIETRLDELATIEARNAGKPINDARGEIGMVVDTFRYYSGAPERLLGQTIPVAGGVDFTFREPMGMIGLIVPWNFPLAIASWKVAPALAAGNTVVLKPAELTPLTALELEKIVLEAGVPEGVLNVVAGPGRTCGNRLVEHPDVNKIAFTGSTEVGRGIMAGAAATIKRVTLELGGKSATIVFADADIEAAAAAAPSAVFGNAGQDCCARSRILVERSQVDRFLEAMEAAVGKMRVGDPLDEATEMGPLISASHREKVSSFVPDDAPVAFRGSTPDGPGYWFAPTVLSPVANSDRAAREEIFGPVACVIPFEGEAEAIQIANDTEYGLSGSIWTGDGARALRVARLIDTGVLSINSNSSVRVSTPFGGFKQSGVGRELGPDALDHYTEVKNVFYATEESG, encoded by the coding sequence ATGCTCGCCGTAGTCGAACCCGCGACCGAAGAGGTGATGGCCGAGGTCCCGCGGGCAGGCGTGGACGAGGTCGATGCCGCGGTCGCTTCCGCCAAAGCCGCGTTTCCGGCATGGCGCGCCGTCGGCCCCGCCGACCGGGCCACGCTGATGCGGCTGATCGCCGACGGCATCGAGACCCGGCTCGACGAGCTGGCCACGATCGAAGCCCGGAACGCGGGCAAGCCGATCAATGACGCCCGGGGCGAGATCGGGATGGTGGTCGACACCTTCCGTTACTACTCGGGTGCCCCGGAGCGCCTGCTCGGCCAGACGATCCCGGTCGCGGGCGGGGTCGATTTCACCTTCCGCGAGCCGATGGGCATGATCGGGCTGATCGTGCCCTGGAACTTTCCCCTGGCGATCGCTTCATGGAAGGTCGCGCCGGCCCTGGCCGCCGGCAATACGGTCGTGCTGAAGCCCGCCGAGCTGACCCCGCTCACGGCGCTGGAGCTCGAAAAGATCGTGCTCGAAGCGGGAGTCCCCGAAGGCGTGCTGAACGTGGTCGCCGGACCCGGGCGCACCTGCGGAAACCGGCTGGTCGAGCACCCGGACGTCAACAAGATCGCCTTCACCGGTTCGACCGAGGTCGGCCGGGGCATCATGGCCGGGGCGGCGGCAACGATCAAGCGGGTCACGCTGGAGCTCGGCGGCAAGTCGGCCACCATCGTCTTCGCCGACGCGGACATCGAAGCGGCGGCGGCCGCGGCACCTTCCGCGGTCTTCGGCAACGCCGGACAGGACTGCTGCGCACGGTCGCGGATCCTGGTCGAGAGGTCGCAGGTGGATCGCTTCCTCGAAGCGATGGAGGCCGCCGTCGGAAAGATGCGGGTCGGCGATCCGCTTGACGAGGCGACCGAAATGGGACCACTGATCTCGGCCTCCCACCGCGAGAAGGTCTCATCGTTTGTCCCCGACGACGCCCCGGTCGCGTTTCGCGGCAGCACCCCCGACGGCCCCGGCTACTGGTTCGCCCCGACGGTGTTGTCCCCGGTCGCAAACTCGGACCGTGCGGCCCGTGAAGAAATCTTCGGCCCAGTCGCCTGCGTGATCCCGTTCGAAGGCGAAGCCGAAGCGATCCAGATCGCCAACGACACCGAGTACGGCCTCTCGGGCTCGATCTGGACCGGTGACGGCGCCCGGGCCCTGAGGGTCGCGCGACTGATCGACACCGGCGTTCTTTCGATCAACTCGAACAGCTCCGTGCGGGTCTCCACGCCGTTCGGCGGCTTCAAGCAATCCGGGGTCGGACGGGAGCTCGGACCAGACGCTCTCGACCACTACACCGAGGTGAAAAACGTGTTCTACGCAACTGAAGAGAGCGGCTGA